The sequence ctttaaccctatttagAGGGTAACTTTTTCACAAGATTTGGAAATAAATAGCCATttctttaaccctatttagAGGGTAACTTTTTCATAAGATTTGGAAATAAATAACCATttctttaaccctatttagAGGGTAACTTTTTCACAAGATTTGGAAATAAATAGCCATTTCTTTAACACTATTTAGAGGGTAACTTTTTCACAAGATTTGGAAATAAATAACCATttctttaaccctatttagAGGGTAACTTTTTCACAAGATTTGGAAATAAATAGCCATttctttaaccctatttagAGGGTAACTTTTTCACAAGATTTGGAAATAAATAGCCATttctttaaccctatttagAGGCTAACTTTTTCACAAGATTTGGAAATAAATAGCCATttctttaaccctatttagAGGGTAACTTTTTCACAAGATTTGGAAATAAATAGCCATttctttaaccctatttagAGGGTAACTTTTTCATAAGATTTGGAAATAAATAGCCATttctttaaccctatttagAGGGTAACTTTTTCACAAGATTTGGAAATAAATAACCATttctttaaccctatttagAGGGTAACTTTTTCACAAGATTTGGAAATAAATAGCCATttctttaaccctatttagAGGGTAACTTTTTCACAAGATTTGGAAATAAATAGCCATttctttaaccctatttagAGGGTAACTTTTTCACAAGATTTGGAAATAAATAGCCATttctttaaccctatttagAGGGTAACTTTTTCACAAGATTTGGAAATAAATAGCCATttctttaaccctatttagAGGGTAACTTTTTCACAAGATTTGGAAATAAATAACCATttctttaaccctatttagAGGGTAACTTTTTCACAAGATTTGGAAATAAATAGCCATttctttaaccctatttagAGGGTAACTTTTTCACAAGATTTGGAAATAAATAGCCATttctttaaccctatttagAGGGTAACTTTTTCACAAGATTTGGAAATAAATAGCCATttctttaaccctatttagAGGGTAACTTTTTCACAAGATTTGGAAATAAATAGCCATttctttaaccctatttagAGGGTAACTTTTTCACAAGATTTGGAAATAAATAGCCATttctttaaccctatttagTCGCCCTGacgttgtttttttcaataattccTTCATGCTATgctgcatggctatgatacttactgagtttcaacatttatcttttAGACACCTGTACGCCAactttttaggtcccatatacctttcagaggctttgatatagGCTTTTACCCGAAACTACCCccaaaaatctctataaaatccTTATGATCGCGAAAACATAAAAACCCTTGGTAGGATTATCTTtgaaacttgaaacttacaacacaactttcaATTAGAATCCTTCTGCAAGTTATGGACACGTGATTGTTCCAATTTCCCCGATTTTGTGGGATTTAACTTGAAAATCGGGAAAAACGGATTTCGGGCAATATATTGCATCTTTTTATGCGAACTATGTAAAAATCAAGCTTTCAATGACGTCACAGAGAAtatgctgacataagcaaaaacTTATTGCTGTTGTTTTGTTCCGTTTGTGTCATACTATAAGTGCACCAAGTTTGAGTCCATTTAGACAAGCGTATGAAAGTTTATTAAGGGGGGTGCGGCATATGTTCAAAAAAAACCGGACCAAAAAAGGGTAAAGTTTACCTTGTGCGAAATCGAATTGTTTCTTGGGGGAGGTAAGGTTTAAGATTTAAatgctttataaatatataataaatgttaaaaacgacaatattattgaaattatcatGAAAAACACCTTCACACTTTTAAGTTTTAATACTatgttattttcatttttgacattccaaccatattttaattttaaacgaTGGAGAGCTATTAGAAGGCTAAAGGCTAAAGGGGCAAAATTTTAGGTTTGTAGGACTGCTTTTAAAAACACTCGACCGATAAagtgttcattcatttatgaaaaacaaaatagtgGATAAAGAGAAGGGAACAAAATAGATATTGTAATAATATCATTAAAGAATTGAAAATCAAAGACAGATtcggatttagggaaatgttTCGGATGGATGTGGGGGATTTCGATATTTCCTCCTTAATGAAATATCCTATCTGATATCACTGCGTCAGATGAGCAACTGTGTTGGCCACAGACCAATCTTGGCAGAAGAAAGATTCGCCCTTACTCTTCgtaatgtttttattgaaacgcatcaaattaaaatcattcctttaaaaaattcaacGTTCGAAATTCGCGGGATTTTTATATGTCCAAACCAATCCAACATGAAAATTCACGCAACTCAGATAGAGAATTCCTTTGATCTTGccgaaaatgttggatgaaatgtttgacggcgatcaaacttcatccaacatcgtccaacacgatttttttcttcttttttaaaaattttaaatttttttaaaattttgaaatgactCAAACCAGTCctacatttcatccaacatcacaaaaattgcatgtttgGTGAAATGTTGGACTGGTTTGCCCCCGCCTTAATGGTCATAACAACAGGTATAACAAATCACATTTTCCGATCTCATgctctaaaaaatttaaaaaaacctatATTCTTATGATTTCATTAAAATTTATGCCTGATTTCTCAAAATTTAATATACAAATTCGATTTTCGAAaagagctctgggaacgagaaGGTTTAGTCGCAAACTAATGTGTACagctaaaaaatagaaaatatatgatCGAGGAATCTGCATGtgtatattagattcacacattttaaacttgtcaaagttctGGTCACTGTTCAGAGTGGACTTAGGACTTAGTTTATTTGCTTATGTCCAAACTCCTAAAATgagctaattgttgctgacatcagcatggcCCTTTTTATATATCTCGGCGCCTTTGTTGGGCCCCACGTGGATTATTTCGGGCGTGGGTGTGCTAGAAAACGTTACTAGGAAAGTTTAACGCTGTCTACCTGTGCGTGCAATTGTAGCAACTTTGTAAACTGTTGGCTGCAGCGCATTGAGCAGATGTTGTTGTCGACATTTGAATAATGACAAAAAAAGCTTGCCTTCGTCTCTATGtttttgtccaagattgtagCTAAACTAAAAGTCCGAGAGAAGTTCCAATATTTTGGTGGAGCTGTATAAAGCCTGTAACACAAATTTACGTacagaaaataattttctttctaattatttttaattttaaaacagtTTAAGACCTAatacaaaatgattttttaaagttataaaaCAACTTGTATGACAACATATTTGTAAATATGTCAACAATTTAAGCAACATATATTTTTGCTACGTCGTATCGAAATTAGTTCACTTTTCCAAAATTCTAACATGCAAGTACATTATTTTGTCCATTGTAGAATACTGTCGTCAAAAAATAACAGAAATGTTTGCATAATTACTAATTTATAGTAATTTATGCATAACCAACTTAAATTGATTTCAGTTCTATTTTAAGAATGAAAacagaacttttttttaatcttctaCTTGTCTCCTTGCTTTCATATtccaaaataaattatttcgaAAACGACAGCTGTAATATCTCTTACGCGGCACAATGTCAGCCTTTTCATATGACCAAAACCTCAGTCTTAGCAAGACAGTGTTAGAGAAAGGCATTTTTCAGTTGTGCACACCATAATGGATCATTCTGGCCCCACGGAATTGTATAGTGGCGCCAAaatcagatgaagaagaatTGCTATTAAAATTCGTGTCCGTTTTTCTTTTCCGAATAACCAGCAAAATTATCAGCAGTATAACTAGAAGAAAAAGTCCTCCACATACAATACTAACAATGAGAATAATATCCTTTTTATCACTGTCTGGAGTAACAATCCGACTGCAGGAACCATTTGCTATTAGTTCATAACCTTCTAAGTTACACTCACAGCGATAGCCACCAATTAGATTCACACATGTGGCTGTACTAGCACAGTAACCAATTGAAGTGTTACATTCGTCGAAATCAGACGCTATGATAGTCTCTGGCAACAACGCACCATCGCTGGTActattttcaataattttgtatCCAGTGATTATAGAATCCTTTATAGTGGCCGTAGTGACATTAGTCTCAAGTTCAAGAACAAAATCAAAGTGGAGACTTGCAAAGAAAAAACGTCGGCAAATAACCTTCGGCTTTGTAAATTTACCATCGGCTGTTAATGAGCTGATGATGACTTTTTTCATACTACTGCAGGCATCTTTAAACAAACTACTAGTTGGGTCGGTTAGCTG is a genomic window of Hydractinia symbiolongicarpus strain clone_291-10 chromosome 14, HSymV2.1, whole genome shotgun sequence containing:
- the LOC130625921 gene encoding fibropellin-3-like gives rise to the protein MKLYLRAGLYLLALLHCTVSQDLISPTHSTSSTPLPTVTPSGTVTPVPQPTPTPTTQPTPEANACDSQPCQNGAICVSVGIGKNYICQCADGWKGRICNRRSKNYFVTTQVFRVRAGSLVVRPNAPQLIRDQLTDPTSSLFKDACSSMKKVIISSLTADGKFTKPKVICRRFFFASLHFDFVLELETNVTTATIKDSIITGYKIIENSTSDGALLPETIIASDFDECNTSIGYCASTATCVNLIGGYRCECNLEGYELIANGSCSRIVTPDSDKKDIILIVSIVCGGLFLLVILLIILLVIRKRKTDTNFNSNSSSSDFGATIQFRGARMIHYGVHN